TCTTACGGCTACCAATATGGACACTGGAAGGACTCATATCATAAACAAGGTCGTGCGGATGACAAGAGATGTCCGTCCTCCCAAACCCGGTGAAGTCGTGTTCGGTAAGACACTTACAGGTGTTGAACTTACTCGTGAGTCAGTTGCAGAACTGGTGCGCGATACCCTCACAGAGTCGGTGGAAAGAGCTAACCTTGACATAAAGACCGATCTGGACTTTGTAGTTCGTTCCACAGGGGTTGTTGCAGGTTTTGATTCTCCTGACGAGGTAGGTGAATTTATTAAAGCCCTGGCAGATGGGTGCCTGATGGCAGGGGTTCCGCCCAAAAACATGACACCTCCCATGTCTATCTCAAATATTTCCAAAAAGTTCCAGAAATACAGTAAGCTAGAAGAGGTGATTTTTGACGGAGCTGTCGCAAGCGTAACGCCGCCAATAGGCTCAACTGGTGTTGAGATTGTTGCAAATGAAATGGAAGGAGAACTTGCCACCGCTGGAATTAAGGAAGCAGCTCAGCTTACAGATGTCGACTTCAGGAATCCCTGTATATCTATCGATTTTGGGACAACTCTTGATGGCAGGATTACAAGTCCTGACCTGCCGTACGCAAAAACAATAGGCAACTTCTGCGGATATGCCGGAGCAATTCCTGATGCGATTGTCCGCGGCTCGAGGATAGTTGATTCAAAAGTAGGAACTGCTCTTGAAATCCTTGAGAAAGAGAAAACTCCTTCATTTCTTACCTTGAAGATGAAGGCTAAGACAATTGAGTCATTTGCAAAGCGTATTCATGAGCTTATCATTATAGAAAAAGTCCCAAGGAATAGAACGAGGTACGGAAGCGTGCCTGTAAGACCGGATGCTGCCGAGCAGATAGGCGTAATACTCATAGGCTGTGATGTAGGAGAAAACGGCTCCGATATGGGCAAGCTCAGCGCTATAGGCATGGAAATCTGTAAGACTCACGGACTCCAAGTTG
The Methanosarcina thermophila TM-1 genome window above contains:
- a CDS encoding methanogenesis marker 14 protein, whose protein sequence is MALKPRITESPKVRLIDLKSKPFFIVASVEVGNTTTKSILTATNMDTGRTHIINKVVRMTRDVRPPKPGEVVFGKTLTGVELTRESVAELVRDTLTESVERANLDIKTDLDFVVRSTGVVAGFDSPDEVGEFIKALADGCLMAGVPPKNMTPPMSISNISKKFQKYSKLEEVIFDGAVASVTPPIGSTGVEIVANEMEGELATAGIKEAAQLTDVDFRNPCISIDFGTTLDGRITSPDLPYAKTIGNFCGYAGAIPDAIVRGSRIVDSKVGTALEILEKEKTPSFLTLKMKAKTIESFAKRIHELIIIEKVPRNRTRYGSVPVRPDAAEQIGVILIGCDVGENGSDMGKLSAIGMEICKTHGLQVVYAVIDEVMAGVACRLIKVAKEEGLIFEDTTIGFTGRAGITGNKPKLILKCLDELNIAPKIDERVVFVDDGLARGAAVMARCMNSLGSPQHPLGGRHGGKCILAQRVKLQKR